A genomic region of Christiangramia sp. OXR-203 contains the following coding sequences:
- a CDS encoding bifunctional GNAT family N-acetyltransferase/carbon-nitrogen hydrolase family protein → MIDSAKIELRNLQVKDYEELKISMVKSYQAMPDEYWSKAEIKTLISKFPEGQLCIIIDNRIAGCALSITVDYDKFDDNHTYEEIIGGENFSTHTKNGNVLYGIDVFIHPEFRGMRLGRRLYEARKELCEHLNLKAIVFGGRIPNYAKYADELTPKRYIEKVKLQEIHDPVLSFQLSNDFHVKKVIKGYLSGDHESKEFATLMEWNNIYYSKPQKLVNTTKTVVRLGLVQWQMRLFKDYEALVSQIEFFVDAVSNYQSDFILFPELFNAPLMAQFNHLSEPEAIRALSDYTEKLLETFREFAINYNINIITGSMPMPEGEHMYNVGYLCRRDGSYERYEKLHITPAEETAWGMKGGNKLETFDTDCGKIGVLICYDVEFPEVSRLLAEEGMNILFVPFMTDTQNGYSRVKICAQARAVENECYVAIAGSVGNLPKVDNMDIQYAQSAVLTPSDFAFPVNGIKAEATPNTESTLLVDVDLDLLKELHNFGSVRNMKDRRKDLYSLRRKK, encoded by the coding sequence GTGATAGATTCAGCAAAAATAGAACTTCGAAATTTACAGGTCAAGGATTACGAGGAATTGAAGATTTCCATGGTCAAGAGTTACCAGGCTATGCCAGATGAATACTGGAGCAAGGCTGAGATCAAAACCTTGATAAGTAAGTTTCCTGAAGGCCAGTTGTGTATCATTATAGATAATCGCATAGCGGGATGTGCGCTTTCAATTACCGTGGATTATGACAAGTTTGATGATAATCACACCTATGAGGAGATCATTGGGGGAGAAAACTTTTCCACGCATACTAAAAATGGGAATGTTCTCTACGGAATCGATGTATTTATTCACCCTGAATTTCGCGGAATGCGATTGGGTCGAAGACTCTATGAAGCTCGAAAAGAATTATGTGAGCATTTAAATCTGAAAGCGATCGTTTTTGGAGGTAGAATTCCAAATTATGCAAAATATGCAGATGAGTTAACACCGAAGCGATATATAGAGAAAGTAAAATTGCAGGAAATTCATGATCCTGTTCTATCATTTCAGTTAAGTAATGACTTTCACGTAAAGAAAGTGATCAAGGGATATCTCTCCGGAGATCACGAATCCAAGGAGTTTGCTACGTTAATGGAATGGAATAACATCTATTATTCTAAACCTCAAAAGCTGGTAAATACTACCAAAACGGTGGTTCGACTTGGGCTTGTACAATGGCAGATGCGTTTGTTTAAAGATTATGAAGCGCTGGTTTCCCAGATCGAATTCTTTGTGGATGCTGTAAGTAATTATCAGAGCGATTTTATACTTTTTCCAGAGCTTTTCAATGCACCTTTAATGGCTCAGTTCAATCATCTTTCTGAACCGGAAGCCATTCGCGCGTTATCAGACTATACCGAGAAATTGCTGGAAACCTTCCGTGAGTTCGCTATCAATTATAACATTAATATCATTACCGGAAGTATGCCAATGCCGGAAGGTGAGCACATGTACAACGTAGGATATCTTTGCAGACGGGACGGAAGCTACGAACGCTACGAAAAATTGCATATCACTCCGGCAGAAGAAACTGCCTGGGGGATGAAGGGTGGTAATAAACTGGAAACCTTTGATACCGATTGCGGAAAAATTGGAGTACTCATTTGCTATGATGTGGAATTTCCTGAAGTTTCACGATTACTGGCCGAGGAAGGTATGAACATATTATTTGTACCGTTCATGACCGATACTCAAAATGGATATTCTCGGGTGAAGATCTGCGCTCAGGCCCGTGCAGTGGAAAATGAATGTTATGTCGCAATCGCAGGCTCCGTTGGAAATCTGCCGAAGGTAGATAACATGGATATTCAGTACGCTCAAAGTGCTGTATTAACACCTTCAGATTTTGCATTTCCAGTAAACGGAATCAAAGCGGAAGCCACTCCTAATACTGAAAGTACGTTACTGGTAGATGTCGATCTGGATCTTCTAAAGGAGTTACACAACTTCGGAAGTGTTCGAAACATGAAAGACAGGAGAAAAGACCTATATTCTTTACGAAGAAAAAAATAG
- the ilvD gene encoding dihydroxy-acid dehydratase, whose amino-acid sequence MNTKYSSTITQSDSQPASQAMLHAIGLSREDLKKPFVGIGSTGYEGNPCNMHLNDLAKEVKKGTQQAGINGLIFNTIGVSDGISMGTPGMRFSLPSRDLIADSMETVVSGMSYDGLVTVVGCDKNMPGALMAMLRLNRPSVLVYGGTISSGCHNGKKLDVVSAFEAWGSKVSGEMQEEEYQQVIEKACPGAGACGGMYTANTMASAIEALGMSLPFNSSNPATGPEKVKESVKAGEAMQLLLEKDLKPKDIVSAKSLENAIRLLTVLGGSTNAVLHFLAIAKAADINFGLKDFERICEETPFLADLKPSGKYLMEDIHRIGGIPAVMKYMLEKGLLHGDCMTVTGKTIAENLEEVESMPFDQDIIYPVEKPIKATGHIRILYGNLASEGSVAKITGKEGLKFHGKAKVFNGEYDANEGISSGKVQKGDVVVIRYEGPKGGPGMPEMLKPTSAIMGAGLGKNVALITDGRFSGGTHGFVVGHITPEAQQGGLIGLLKDGDEISINAETNKIEAHLSDEEISKRRAVWKAPAFKAKGGVLYKYAKTVASASEGCVTDEF is encoded by the coding sequence ATGAATACCAAATATAGCAGCACCATAACGCAAAGTGATTCTCAACCAGCTTCCCAGGCCATGCTTCACGCCATTGGATTGAGCAGGGAAGATCTCAAAAAACCTTTCGTAGGGATAGGAAGTACCGGGTATGAAGGTAATCCCTGTAACATGCATCTCAATGATCTTGCAAAAGAGGTTAAAAAAGGGACTCAGCAAGCCGGTATAAACGGACTTATTTTTAATACGATTGGCGTAAGTGATGGAATTTCCATGGGAACTCCAGGAATGCGTTTTTCTCTTCCCTCTAGGGATCTAATTGCAGATTCCATGGAAACAGTCGTTAGCGGAATGTCTTATGACGGACTCGTAACTGTAGTTGGCTGTGACAAGAATATGCCAGGTGCACTCATGGCAATGCTAAGATTAAACCGTCCTTCGGTATTAGTGTATGGAGGAACGATCTCTTCTGGTTGTCATAATGGTAAAAAACTAGATGTGGTTTCGGCTTTTGAAGCCTGGGGTTCTAAGGTTTCCGGGGAAATGCAGGAAGAGGAATATCAACAGGTCATCGAAAAAGCCTGTCCTGGTGCCGGAGCATGTGGTGGTATGTATACTGCAAATACTATGGCTTCAGCAATTGAAGCTCTGGGAATGAGTCTGCCATTTAACAGCTCTAATCCTGCAACCGGTCCTGAAAAGGTGAAGGAAAGTGTAAAAGCTGGAGAAGCTATGCAACTGCTACTTGAAAAAGATCTCAAACCTAAAGATATCGTATCTGCCAAATCTCTTGAAAATGCCATTAGATTATTGACCGTACTTGGTGGTTCTACCAATGCTGTGCTGCATTTTCTGGCGATCGCTAAAGCTGCGGATATCAATTTTGGATTAAAGGATTTTGAAAGAATTTGTGAAGAAACTCCATTTCTAGCAGATCTTAAGCCTAGTGGTAAATACCTTATGGAAGATATTCACAGGATTGGTGGAATCCCGGCCGTCATGAAGTACATGCTGGAGAAAGGACTGCTCCACGGGGATTGCATGACGGTTACCGGAAAAACCATAGCAGAAAATCTTGAGGAGGTAGAATCTATGCCTTTTGATCAGGATATAATATACCCGGTAGAGAAACCTATTAAAGCGACAGGACATATTAGAATACTATACGGGAATCTCGCTTCTGAAGGTTCCGTAGCAAAAATAACAGGAAAGGAAGGTTTGAAATTCCACGGTAAAGCGAAAGTTTTCAATGGTGAATATGATGCCAATGAAGGGATTTCATCTGGAAAGGTACAAAAAGGTGATGTAGTCGTCATTAGATATGAAGGTCCTAAAGGTGGTCCTGGAATGCCGGAAATGCTAAAACCTACTTCAGCAATTATGGGAGCTGGTCTGGGTAAGAATGTGGCTTTGATCACCGATGGTAGATTTTCTGGAGGAACTCATGGATTTGTCGTGGGGCATATTACTCCGGAAGCGCAACAGGGCGGACTAATTGGATTGCTGAAAGATGGCGATGAAATAAGTATTAATGCCGAAACAAATAAAATCGAAGCTCATTTGAGTGATGAAGAAATAAGTAAGAGAAGAGCAGTATGGAAAGCGCCCGCATTCAAAGCAAAAGGAGGCGTGCTTTATAAATACGCGAAAACAGTAGCATCAGCATCAGAAGGTTGCGTGACAGATGAATTTTAA
- the ilvB gene encoding biosynthetic-type acetolactate synthase large subunit: MEVKTASFEKQSTKKSLTVSGAEAVIKCLLEEGVDTIYGYPGGAIMPVYDELYKYQKEIHHVLTRHEQGATHAAQGYARVSGKVGVAVATSGPGATNLVTGIADAQIDSTPMVCITGQVGSHLLGSDAFQETDIVGISTPVTKWNYQITNAAEIPEVMAKAFYIARSGRPGPVLIDITKDAQFASLEFSYKKCSGIRSYQAIPELNLLEVQRAAEVINNAKKPMIVWGQGVILGGAEDLFKQVVEKSGIPAAWTILGLSALPTDHPLNVGMVGMHGNYAPNMLTNECDVLIAIGMRFDDRVTGNLEKYAKQAKIIHFEIDPAEINKNVHADYPVLGDVKESLKALLELLEPYSHKEWHQKFKDMYKTEYEKVIQGNLDVNKKDLGMAEVIQEVNIQSKGDAIIVSDVGQHQMAACRYAKFNQSRSNVTSGGLGTMGFALPAAIGAKMAKPERDVVAVIGDGGYQMTIQELGTIFQTKVPVKIVLLNNGFLGMVRQWQQMFFDRRYASTTMVNPDFITIAKGYHIKANQVTERSQLESAVKEMMQSDEAYFLEVKVEQEENVFPMIPTGASVSEILLE, from the coding sequence ATGGAGGTTAAAACAGCAAGTTTCGAAAAGCAAAGCACGAAAAAAAGCCTGACCGTATCAGGAGCAGAGGCGGTGATAAAATGTTTGCTCGAAGAAGGTGTGGATACTATTTACGGCTATCCGGGAGGGGCGATCATGCCTGTATATGATGAACTGTATAAATATCAGAAAGAAATTCACCATGTGCTCACCAGGCACGAACAGGGAGCAACGCATGCTGCCCAGGGTTACGCCAGAGTTTCAGGAAAAGTAGGTGTTGCTGTAGCAACTTCTGGTCCGGGAGCTACCAATCTTGTAACAGGTATTGCAGATGCGCAAATAGATTCTACTCCAATGGTTTGTATCACTGGTCAGGTTGGGTCCCATCTTCTGGGTTCAGATGCTTTCCAGGAAACCGATATTGTAGGTATTTCCACGCCGGTAACTAAATGGAACTACCAGATCACCAATGCTGCAGAGATTCCGGAAGTAATGGCGAAAGCTTTTTATATCGCCAGGTCGGGAAGACCAGGACCGGTACTAATCGATATTACCAAGGATGCCCAGTTTGCCTCGTTGGAATTCAGTTATAAAAAATGTTCTGGAATAAGAAGTTATCAGGCGATCCCGGAATTAAATCTTCTGGAAGTACAACGCGCTGCAGAAGTGATCAATAATGCTAAAAAACCAATGATCGTTTGGGGACAGGGAGTGATTCTGGGAGGAGCTGAAGATCTATTCAAACAGGTTGTAGAAAAATCTGGAATTCCTGCAGCGTGGACGATTCTGGGACTTTCGGCATTACCAACAGATCATCCATTGAACGTGGGAATGGTGGGCATGCATGGAAACTACGCACCAAATATGCTGACCAATGAATGCGATGTTTTAATTGCTATTGGGATGAGGTTTGATGACCGGGTTACCGGAAATCTTGAAAAATATGCAAAACAGGCGAAGATCATTCACTTTGAGATCGACCCGGCTGAAATTAATAAAAATGTACACGCAGATTACCCGGTTCTGGGGGATGTAAAAGAAAGTCTTAAGGCATTGCTTGAATTACTGGAGCCATATTCTCATAAGGAATGGCACCAGAAGTTTAAGGATATGTACAAAACTGAATATGAGAAAGTCATTCAGGGAAATTTAGATGTAAACAAGAAAGATCTGGGAATGGCTGAGGTGATTCAGGAAGTAAATATTCAATCTAAAGGAGATGCGATCATTGTTTCAGATGTTGGTCAGCACCAAATGGCAGCCTGCCGTTATGCGAAATTCAATCAGTCAAGAAGTAATGTTACTTCCGGGGGATTGGGAACTATGGGATTCGCTTTACCAGCAGCCATTGGTGCAAAAATGGCAAAACCAGAAAGAGATGTTGTCGCTGTGATAGGTGATGGCGGTTACCAGATGACCATTCAGGAATTAGGAACGATTTTCCAGACCAAAGTTCCGGTCAAGATCGTGCTTTTAAATAATGGATTCCTGGGAATGGTAAGACAGTGGCAGCAAATGTTCTTTGATAGGCGTTATGCTTCCACAACAATGGTGAATCCGGATTTTATTACGATCGCCAAAGGTTATCACATTAAAGCAAACCAGGTGACCGAAAGGAGTCAGCTTGAGTCGGCAGTAAAAGAAATGATGCAAAGTGATGAAGCCTATTTCCTTGAAGTGAAAGTTGAACAGGAAGAAAATGTGTTCCCAATGATCCCAACCGGAGCATCAGTTTCAGAAATATTATTAGAGTAA
- the ilvN gene encoding acetolactate synthase small subunit, whose protein sequence is MEKQNYTVSIYTENNLGLLSRIAAIFLKRHINIESITASPSEVTEVMRFIIIVKVSEEQIKKIVGQIEKQIEVIKAFYHTDTETIYQETALYKIKSEDFLDDHNIQDFIKETNARIVTVTRQFFVIEKTGKRNEVDQLYEKLKPYGLMQFVRSGTIAVTKNEMPISGILEKFNTTNSLS, encoded by the coding sequence ATGGAAAAACAGAACTATACAGTTTCGATTTATACCGAAAATAATCTTGGTCTACTTTCCAGGATCGCGGCTATCTTTTTGAAAAGACATATCAATATTGAAAGTATTACGGCTTCCCCCAGTGAGGTGACTGAAGTGATGCGCTTTATTATTATTGTAAAGGTTTCCGAAGAACAGATCAAGAAGATCGTAGGACAGATCGAAAAGCAGATCGAGGTGATCAAGGCTTTTTATCATACCGATACTGAAACGATTTACCAGGAAACAGCTTTGTATAAAATCAAATCTGAAGATTTTCTGGATGACCATAATATTCAGGATTTTATTAAAGAGACCAATGCGCGAATTGTAACCGTGACCAGGCAGTTTTTTGTGATAGAAAAGACCGGAAAACGCAATGAGGTCGATCAGCTTTATGAAAAACTAAAACCCTACGGACTCATGCAATTTGTAAGATCTGGAACCATCGCTGTTACTAAGAACGAAATGCCGATATCAGGAATACTAGAAAAATTTAATACCACAAACTCATTATCATGA
- the ilvC gene encoding ketol-acid reductoisomerase — protein sequence MTNYFNSLSKAEKLDQLGTCRFMELDEFSNEADALKDKKIVIVGCGAQGLNQGLNMRDSGLDISYALRESAIREKRQSWKNASENDFTVGTYEELIPDADLVINLTPDKQHTSVVKAIQPHLKQGAVLSYSHGFNIVEEGMKIREDVTVIMVAPKCPGSEVREEYKRGFGVPTLIAVHPENDPKGIGLDWAKAYAYATGGHRAGVLESSFVAEVKSDLMGEQTILCGVLQTGSILTFDKMVSEGLDKNYAAKLIQYGWETITEALKHGGITQMMDRLSDPAKMRAYEISEELKEKMRPLFQKHMDDIISGEFSSRMMRDWAKDDTELHTWRAETENTAFEKTEATSEEITEQEYFDKGVLLVAFVKSGVELAFETMVDAGIIEESAYYESLHETPLIANTIARKKLYEMNRVISDTAEYGCYLFDHAAKPLIKDYVNSLEPEVAGRKFASEDIGVDNEELSKVNQEIKEHPVEKVGATLRSAMTAMKKIYA from the coding sequence ATGACCAACTATTTTAACAGCCTTTCCAAAGCTGAAAAACTCGATCAATTAGGTACCTGTAGATTTATGGAACTGGATGAATTCAGTAATGAAGCAGATGCTTTAAAAGATAAGAAAATAGTCATTGTGGGCTGCGGTGCGCAGGGTCTCAATCAGGGACTTAATATGCGTGACAGCGGTCTGGATATTTCATATGCACTTAGAGAAAGCGCGATCAGGGAAAAACGTCAATCCTGGAAAAATGCTTCAGAAAATGATTTTACGGTTGGAACTTATGAAGAATTGATCCCGGATGCAGACCTTGTAATCAACCTTACTCCAGACAAGCAGCATACCTCGGTGGTAAAGGCCATCCAGCCGCACTTAAAGCAAGGAGCTGTTTTATCCTATTCTCACGGCTTCAATATCGTGGAAGAAGGAATGAAGATTCGGGAGGATGTTACCGTGATCATGGTCGCTCCAAAATGTCCCGGGTCTGAAGTTAGAGAGGAATACAAACGTGGTTTTGGAGTACCTACATTGATCGCAGTTCATCCTGAAAATGATCCTAAAGGTATAGGGCTGGATTGGGCGAAAGCCTATGCTTATGCCACAGGTGGTCATCGCGCCGGAGTACTGGAATCTTCTTTTGTTGCTGAAGTAAAATCTGATCTTATGGGTGAGCAAACTATCCTTTGTGGTGTTTTACAAACCGGATCCATTCTAACTTTTGACAAGATGGTTTCTGAAGGTTTGGATAAGAATTATGCAGCAAAACTAATTCAGTATGGTTGGGAAACGATTACCGAAGCATTGAAGCACGGCGGAATCACCCAGATGATGGACAGACTATCTGATCCTGCAAAGATGAGAGCCTATGAAATTTCAGAAGAACTAAAGGAAAAAATGCGTCCGTTATTTCAGAAGCATATGGATGATATTATTTCCGGAGAGTTTAGTAGCAGGATGATGCGGGACTGGGCGAAAGATGATACCGAGTTGCATACCTGGAGAGCTGAAACTGAGAATACAGCTTTTGAGAAAACTGAAGCAACTTCAGAAGAGATCACAGAACAGGAGTATTTTGATAAGGGAGTTCTACTGGTTGCCTTTGTGAAATCTGGGGTGGAACTAGCCTTTGAAACGATGGTAGATGCAGGGATTATCGAGGAGTCAGCTTATTATGAATCCTTGCATGAAACTCCCCTTATCGCGAATACCATCGCCAGAAAAAAACTATACGAAATGAACCGCGTAATTTCAGATACTGCGGAATATGGATGTTATTTATTCGATCATGCAGCCAAACCATTGATCAAGGATTATGTGAATTCTCTGGAACCTGAAGTTGCCGGAAGAAAATTTGCTTCAGAAGATATAGGAGTGGATAATGAGGAATTGTCAAAAGTGAATCAGGAGATCAAAGAGCATCCCGTAGAGAAGGTAGGCGCAACTTTACGATCTGCGATGACTGCAATGAAGAAAATATACGCTTAA
- the ilvA gene encoding threonine ammonia-lyase IlvA — protein METLLEKDTIYKPSLKAVKEASERISKVVLKTPLAESFTYSKRLDAKVMLKREDLQQVRSYKIRGAYNKISSLPQEQLEKGVICASAGNHAQGVAFACNKLKVKGVIYMPGTTPQQKVEQTEMFGGEWVEVVLKGDTYDDSYKSAMAHMAEKGLIFIHPFDDEKVIEGQATIALEILEQANEPIDYVFAPLGGGGLLAGISSMFKELSPNTKIIGIEPQGAPSMKTSLKEGKVVELDHIERFVDGASVQKVGTRNFAICKENLDEMITVPEGKICQTILDLYNQDAMVVEPAGAMAISALDLYAEKIKGKNVVCIVSGSNNDIIRMAEIKERALLYSGLKHYFVIVFPQRAGALKEFVAKVMGPNDDITHFEYSKKHNRSNGPAVVGIELKDPADFEPLVERMKQKNFYGEYLNNNPNLFQFLI, from the coding sequence ATGGAAACTCTGCTGGAAAAGGATACGATTTACAAACCTAGTCTTAAAGCGGTTAAAGAGGCTTCGGAAAGGATCTCAAAGGTGGTGCTGAAAACTCCTTTAGCTGAATCTTTTACCTATAGCAAGCGCTTGGATGCAAAGGTAATGCTGAAGCGTGAGGATTTACAACAGGTTAGATCCTATAAAATTCGTGGAGCCTATAATAAGATCTCCAGTTTACCACAGGAACAGCTTGAAAAAGGTGTGATCTGTGCCAGTGCCGGCAATCACGCTCAGGGTGTTGCCTTTGCCTGCAATAAGCTCAAAGTTAAGGGTGTGATCTATATGCCTGGCACCACGCCACAACAAAAGGTGGAGCAAACTGAGATGTTTGGTGGTGAATGGGTGGAAGTAGTGCTGAAGGGTGATACCTATGATGATTCCTATAAGAGTGCTATGGCTCATATGGCTGAAAAAGGACTTATTTTCATTCATCCTTTCGATGATGAAAAAGTTATTGAAGGTCAGGCGACCATTGCCCTGGAGATTCTTGAGCAAGCAAATGAACCTATAGATTATGTTTTTGCTCCACTAGGCGGTGGTGGACTCCTGGCAGGAATTTCTTCCATGTTCAAGGAACTATCGCCCAATACTAAGATCATTGGCATCGAACCGCAGGGTGCACCATCAATGAAAACCTCTCTAAAAGAAGGTAAAGTGGTCGAGCTGGATCATATTGAACGATTTGTAGATGGCGCCTCTGTCCAGAAAGTTGGAACGCGAAATTTTGCTATTTGTAAGGAAAACCTGGATGAAATGATCACAGTGCCGGAAGGAAAGATCTGCCAGACCATCCTTGATCTCTATAACCAGGATGCCATGGTAGTGGAACCGGCCGGAGCCATGGCGATTTCAGCTTTGGATCTCTATGCTGAAAAGATCAAGGGGAAGAACGTTGTTTGTATCGTTAGTGGCAGTAACAACGATATCATCCGGATGGCCGAGATCAAGGAACGTGCATTATTATATTCTGGATTAAAACATTATTTCGTAATCGTTTTCCCTCAAAGAGCAGGGGCCTTAAAGGAATTTGTAGCAAAAGTCATGGGACCAAATGATGATATTACTCATTTTGAATATTCTAAAAAGCATAACAGGTCGAACGGGCCAGCGGTTGTGGGTATTGAGCTGAAGGATCCAGCTGACTTTGAACCCCTGGTAGAGAGAATGAAACAGAAGAATTTTTATGGGGAATATTTGAATAATAATCCAAATTTATTTCAATTTTTGATCTAG
- a CDS encoding GNAT family N-acetyltransferase — translation MKILIANKSHASYAEIICNTIEESAKVRGTGIARRTPEYIIKKMEKGNAVIALKEEKFAGFCYIETWSHDKYVANSGLIVHPDFRNQGLAKDIKNVIFDHSRKKYPEAKIFGITTGLAVMKINYDLGYQPVTFSELTDDETFWKGCQTCKNYDVLTRTDHKMCLCTGMMYDPEKKKNPKMVEKPKSKFNEKAFQRLKHIKQTLFYKKEKG, via the coding sequence ATGAAAATTCTCATTGCTAATAAATCTCACGCTTCCTATGCTGAGATCATTTGTAATACTATCGAAGAATCGGCAAAGGTTCGTGGTACCGGTATTGCGCGCAGAACTCCTGAATATATCATCAAAAAGATGGAGAAGGGAAACGCTGTGATCGCTCTCAAGGAGGAAAAGTTTGCCGGTTTCTGTTATATAGAAACCTGGAGCCACGACAAGTATGTGGCTAATTCCGGACTCATTGTCCATCCCGATTTTAGAAATCAGGGACTGGCGAAAGATATCAAAAATGTCATTTTTGATCATTCCCGTAAGAAATATCCGGAAGCTAAAATATTCGGGATCACCACAGGTTTAGCAGTCATGAAGATCAATTATGATCTGGGCTATCAACCGGTCACCTTTTCTGAACTTACCGATGATGAGACATTCTGGAAAGGATGCCAGACCTGTAAGAATTACGATGTACTTACCCGAACAGATCATAAGATGTGTTTGTGTACAGGAATGATGTATGATCCCGAGAAGAAGAAAAATCCTAAGATGGTCGAGAAGCCTAAAAGTAAATTCAACGAAAAGGCATTTCAGCGATTAAAGCATATCAAGCAAACTCTTTTCTATAAGAAGGAAAAGGGTTGA
- the argG gene encoding argininosuccinate synthase: MKKVVIAYSGGLDTSYCAKYLSEEEGFEVHAVSVNTGGFSEEEIKNIGDNAKKIGASSYKNIDAVNSFYEKVVKYLIFGNVLKNDTYPLSVSAERIVQAMEIVNYAKKTGAGYIAHGSTGAGNDQVRFDMIFQIIAPEIQIITPIRDKQLSRQEEIEYLKSKGVEMNWDKANYSVNKGLWGTSVGGAETLTSEKPLPQEAFPSQLEEKQPKQIKLSFTNGELTAIDGTENEPLQNIEILEGIASKYAIGRDIHVGDTIIGIKGRVGFEAAAALITIKAHHLLEKHTLSKWQLQHKDYTSNWYGMHLHEGLYLDPVMRDFEAQLQSSQSKVTGDVFVSLKPYHFTLDGISSPNDLMNSSFGNYGEENKAWTAEDAKGFIKILSNSGMIYQHVNQDS, translated from the coding sequence ATGAAAAAAGTAGTTATAGCATATAGTGGAGGACTGGATACCTCATATTGTGCAAAATATTTATCTGAAGAAGAAGGTTTTGAAGTTCATGCCGTAAGTGTGAATACCGGAGGATTTTCAGAAGAAGAAATAAAAAATATTGGTGATAACGCCAAAAAGATAGGAGCGAGTAGCTACAAAAATATCGATGCGGTCAACTCCTTTTACGAAAAAGTGGTAAAATATCTCATTTTTGGAAATGTGCTTAAGAATGATACCTATCCTTTATCTGTAAGTGCCGAGAGGATCGTACAGGCCATGGAAATTGTGAATTACGCAAAAAAAACAGGTGCTGGATATATCGCCCATGGTAGCACCGGTGCAGGTAACGACCAGGTTCGATTTGATATGATCTTTCAGATCATTGCTCCAGAAATACAGATTATAACTCCAATAAGAGACAAACAACTAAGCAGACAGGAAGAGATCGAATACCTTAAAAGTAAAGGGGTTGAGATGAACTGGGATAAAGCAAATTATTCAGTTAATAAAGGCCTTTGGGGAACCAGTGTTGGAGGAGCAGAAACTCTGACTTCAGAAAAACCATTGCCGCAAGAGGCTTTCCCTTCTCAATTGGAGGAAAAGCAACCAAAGCAAATTAAGTTATCATTTACAAATGGTGAGCTCACTGCTATTGATGGAACTGAAAATGAACCTTTGCAGAATATAGAAATCCTCGAAGGTATCGCTTCAAAGTATGCAATTGGGAGAGACATTCATGTAGGTGATACGATCATAGGAATTAAAGGTAGAGTAGGTTTTGAAGCAGCTGCAGCACTTATCACTATTAAAGCGCATCATCTTCTAGAGAAGCATACGCTAAGCAAATGGCAATTACAACATAAAGATTATACCTCGAACTGGTATGGGATGCATCTGCATGAAGGATTATACCTGGATCCTGTAATGAGAGATTTCGAAGCCCAGTTACAGAGTTCTCAATCCAAGGTCACGGGTGACGTTTTTGTAAGCCTGAAACCTTACCATTTTACGCTGGATGGGATTAGCTCACCGAATGATCTTATGAACAGCAGCTTTGGGAATTATGGTGAAGAGAACAAAGCCTGGACAGCCGAAGATGCCAAAGGATTTATTAAGATCCTTTCTAATTCTGGAATGATATACCAACACGTAAATCAGGATTCATGA